A genomic stretch from Lathyrus oleraceus cultivar Zhongwan6 chromosome 2, CAAS_Psat_ZW6_1.0, whole genome shotgun sequence includes:
- the LOC127123196 gene encoding uncharacterized protein LOC127123196: MKETNSHSQISDDTSSASQTNPPQAEKPKFHSAFAINNVKNIIPMTLENDSNLYLSWSALFKVRAHVHNVLDHIISSSDAQAIQASANLKANDSELWNRLDMVVLQWMYATVSQDILQSILSVDDIDEECWKYIAAMFHDYKHSRVV, from the coding sequence ATGAAAGAAACAAACTCTCATTCCCAAATTTCTGATGACACTTCATCAGCCTCTCAAACCAACCCTCCTCAGGCGGAGAAACCCAAATTCCACTCCGCCTTCGCGATCAACAACGTAAAAAACATAATCCCGATGACGTTGGAAAATGATTCTAATCTCTACCTCTCATGGTCTGCCCTCTTCAAGGTGCGAGCACATGTTCACAATGTACTTGATCACATCATCTCGTCATCGGATGCACAAGCTATACAAGCATCAGCAAATCTTAAGGCTAACGATTCTGAACTTTGGAATCGGCTTGATATGGTGGTACTGCAATGGATGTACGCAACCGTCTCGCAGGATATTCTTCAATCAATCCTCTCCGTCGATGACATTGACGAAGAATGCTGGAAGTACATCGCCGCTATGTTTCATGATTACAAGCATTCACGTGTTGTATAA
- the LOC127121398 gene encoding paired amphipathic helix protein Sin3-like 4 has protein sequence MISRETLEVYTKYAIEFLLDVKGRLGEDKFDEFVKFLVGYVAKSIEVTDFIEKVKEIFEGDTDLLLRFNIFIPREYEIKLPLEGEQSQPKKPVTMEDAIRFLRKIKAQLEGVDNHSYKSFMSILTMYHNKQKSFTMVCQEVITLLQGHPGLLNEFYDFLPKAASDHYIGARNCARGDI, from the exons ATGATAAGCAGAGAGACTTTGGAAGTGTATACGAAATATGCCATAGAGTTTCTGCTAGATGTAAAGGGTAGATTAGGTGAAGATAAGTTTGATGAGTTTGTAAAATTCTTAGTGGGTTATGTTGCAAAAAG CATTGAGGTTACCGATTTCATAGAAAAAGTGAAGGAAATATTTGAAGGTGATACAGATTTGTTATTGAGATTTAACATTTTCATACCAAGAGAATATGAAATTAAGCTTCCATTGGAGGGTGAACAATCTCAACCAAAGAAGCCTGTCACAATGGAAGATGCCATAAGATTTTTGCGTAAGATAAAG GCTCAATTAGAAGGAGTTGATAATCATAGTTACAAATCATTTATGAGCATATTAACTATGTATCATAACAAACAGAAGTCTTTCACTATGGTCTGCCAAGAG GTTATTACACTATTGCAAGGTCATCCTGGACTTCTTAATGAATTTTATGATTTTCTTCCAAAAGCCGCTTCTGATCATTATATTGGTGCTCGGAATTGTGCGCGTGGAGATATATAG